Proteins found in one Labrenzia sp. VG12 genomic segment:
- the glyS gene encoding glycine--tRNA ligase subunit beta, with protein sequence MPDLLLELFSEEIPARMQRKAAEDLKTLVTNALVDAGLPYEGAKAFSTPRRLALHVAGVPAGSAATREERKGPRVGAPEKAVEGFLRGAGLASIDDAEIQSDPKKGDFYVAVIEKPGRTAIDIIADFMPGILRGFPWPKSMRWGTTSTRWVRPLHSIVASFGPETEEPDVVPFEFDGIRSGKTTRGHRFLADKAFDVRRFDDYAMGLEKHKVVLDADRRKEIILNDAKDQALALGLELVEDPGLLEEVAGLVEWPVVLTGSFDEDFLTIPDECIQLTIKVNQKCFVLKDPKTGRLANRFVLISNIVADDGGKLIVAGNEKVIRARLADARFFWDTDLKTRLSDNLPKLDEVKFHEKLGSVGERVKRLIALSAELAPIVGADQAKAERAAELAKADLVSQMVFEFPELQGLMGRYYADAQGEDASVATAIEEHYKPQGPSDSVPTDPVAIAVALAEKLDLLTGFWAIDEKPTGSKDPYALRRAALGVIRIVLENGLRIRLDKALRSALTLQKADVSDPAGVIGDLLSFLGDRLKVHLKDEGARHDLIDAVFALEGQDDLLMVVKRVEALGTFISSDDGINLLAGYKRSVNILKAEEKKDGAPITGKPHADHLQEQAEIDLAAAIDAARAEAAGAVGQENFEGAMEALSKLRAPVDRFFVDILVNADDPALRRNRLQLLAEIRDATHVVADFSKVAG encoded by the coding sequence ATGCCAGATCTTCTGCTTGAGCTGTTCAGCGAAGAAATTCCGGCCCGCATGCAGCGCAAGGCGGCCGAGGACCTGAAAACGCTTGTCACCAACGCATTGGTGGATGCCGGCTTGCCATATGAGGGCGCGAAAGCCTTTTCGACCCCGCGCCGGCTGGCGCTGCACGTCGCCGGTGTGCCGGCTGGTTCGGCAGCGACACGTGAAGAGCGCAAGGGACCGCGTGTCGGCGCCCCGGAGAAGGCCGTTGAAGGCTTTCTGCGCGGCGCCGGGCTTGCCTCGATCGACGATGCAGAAATCCAGAGCGACCCCAAGAAGGGTGACTTCTACGTCGCCGTGATCGAAAAGCCGGGCCGGACCGCCATCGATATCATTGCGGATTTCATGCCGGGCATCCTGCGCGGGTTTCCCTGGCCGAAATCCATGCGCTGGGGCACCACCAGCACCCGCTGGGTCCGCCCGCTGCATTCGATTGTTGCCAGCTTCGGCCCGGAGACCGAAGAGCCGGATGTGGTGCCGTTCGAATTTGACGGCATCCGGTCCGGCAAGACCACGCGCGGTCACCGGTTCCTGGCCGACAAGGCCTTTGATGTGCGCCGCTTTGATGATTACGCCATGGGGCTTGAAAAGCACAAGGTCGTCCTGGACGCTGACCGGCGCAAGGAGATCATCCTGAACGATGCCAAGGACCAGGCGCTGGCGCTCGGTCTGGAACTGGTCGAGGATCCCGGTCTTCTGGAAGAAGTCGCCGGTCTCGTGGAATGGCCGGTCGTGCTGACGGGAAGCTTCGACGAGGACTTCCTGACCATCCCGGATGAGTGCATCCAGCTGACCATCAAGGTCAACCAGAAGTGCTTTGTCCTGAAAGACCCGAAGACAGGCCGTCTCGCCAATCGTTTTGTGCTGATCTCCAACATCGTCGCGGACGACGGCGGCAAACTGATCGTTGCCGGCAACGAGAAGGTCATTCGCGCGCGCCTTGCCGATGCCCGCTTCTTCTGGGACACGGATCTGAAGACGAGGCTCAGCGACAATCTGCCGAAACTGGACGAGGTCAAGTTCCACGAAAAGCTCGGCAGCGTCGGCGAACGCGTCAAACGTCTGATCGCGCTTTCGGCCGAACTGGCGCCGATCGTGGGTGCTGACCAGGCGAAGGCCGAACGCGCCGCGGAGCTCGCCAAGGCTGACCTCGTGTCGCAGATGGTGTTCGAATTCCCGGAACTGCAGGGCCTGATGGGCCGCTACTATGCGGACGCCCAGGGCGAGGATGCGTCCGTCGCGACCGCCATCGAGGAGCATTACAAGCCGCAGGGGCCGAGCGACAGCGTGCCGACCGATCCGGTCGCGATTGCCGTTGCACTGGCTGAAAAGCTGGATCTTCTGACCGGCTTCTGGGCCATCGACGAAAAGCCAACGGGCTCCAAGGATCCTTACGCCCTGCGCCGTGCTGCCCTGGGTGTGATCCGGATCGTTCTGGAAAATGGTCTCCGGATCCGGCTGGACAAAGCCCTGCGCTCCGCGCTTACGCTTCAAAAGGCCGATGTGAGCGACCCGGCTGGGGTCATCGGAGATCTTCTGTCGTTCCTCGGTGACCGCCTGAAGGTGCATCTGAAGGACGAAGGGGCTCGTCACGACCTCATCGATGCCGTCTTTGCACTGGAAGGTCAGGACGACCTCCTGATGGTCGTCAAACGGGTCGAGGCGCTCGGCACGTTCATTTCGTCCGACGATGGCATCAACCTGCTGGCCGGCTACAAGCGTTCGGTCAACATCCTGAAGGCGGAAGAGAAGAAGGACGGCGCACCGATCACGGGCAAGCCGCATGCGGACCATCTGCAGGAGCAGGCCGAGATTGATCTGGCCGCGGCCATCGACGCAGCGCGCGCCGAGGCAGCCGGGGCGGTGGGGCAGGAGAATTTCGAAGGCGCGATGGAAGCCCTGTCGAAACTGCGCGCGCCTGTCGACAGGTTCTTCGTCGACATTCTGGTGAATGCCGATGATCCGGCCCTTCGCAGGAACCGCCTGCAGCTGTTGGCCGAAATCCGCGATGCGACCCATGTGGTGGCGGATTTCTCCAAGGTTGCCGGATGA
- a CDS encoding type II toxin-antitoxin system death-on-curing family toxin, whose product MTPASEPYWLSFDQVNEMIDVVAELYPRHRVELVRPNDMMAALERPVNRYHYGGETDVFLLACELIYGVGKAHAMVDGNKRIAFMSALIFLELNGIRLNEPADEFFAVYIKAQMADRINIEMLSTVFRAFSERI is encoded by the coding sequence ATGACACCGGCCTCTGAGCCCTATTGGCTTTCTTTCGACCAGGTCAACGAGATGATTGACGTTGTCGCGGAACTTTATCCGCGTCATCGCGTTGAACTTGTCCGTCCGAACGACATGATGGCGGCGCTCGAGCGTCCGGTTAATCGCTACCATTATGGCGGCGAGACCGACGTTTTTCTGTTGGCCTGCGAACTGATTTACGGCGTTGGAAAGGCCCACGCCATGGTGGATGGCAACAAGCGGATTGCCTTCATGTCCGCTCTGATTTTTCTTGAGTTGAATGGCATTCGTCTCAACGAGCCGGCTGACGAATTTTTCGCCGTCTACATCAAGGCCCAGATGGCTGACCGCATCAATATCGAGATGCTCTCGACCGTCTTTCGCGCGTTTTCGGAACGCATCTGA
- a CDS encoding MFS transporter, with translation MTTASDAGRTGPNIPLIIICGCLIALISFGPRSAMGLFFQPMTEARDWSRELFALAIAIQNLMWGFGQPLAGMMADRYGTWKAMTLGTVLYAIGLLLMIDAQSAVALHVSAGILIGLGIAFSSFSLVLAAFGRTVTPAQRSLAFGIGTASGSLGQFLFAPLGATLIEHIGWQDTLIVFAGLIATIPLLAIALRGKSDAPVAAGTASDQNLKAAMAEAFGTRGFLLLTLGFFVCGFHVAFITVHLPPFIADVGLDPGLGGWAIAIIGLCNVAGSLAAGYIGGRYSKPIFLSLIYLGRSIAIFTFIMLPITPASVLIFSGVMGLLWLSTVPPTSGLVAVMFGPRYMATLFGFVFLSHQVGAFLGVWLGGKLYDETGSYDPIWWCGIVLGIAAAVIHWPIQEKPVPRLAQEAAE, from the coding sequence ATGACCACTGCCTCTGACGCCGGGCGGACCGGACCGAACATTCCGCTGATCATTATCTGCGGCTGCCTGATCGCCCTGATCTCCTTCGGGCCGCGATCCGCCATGGGACTGTTCTTTCAGCCCATGACCGAGGCGCGTGACTGGAGCCGTGAACTGTTTGCGCTGGCGATCGCCATTCAGAACCTGATGTGGGGCTTCGGCCAACCCCTTGCCGGGATGATGGCAGACCGGTACGGCACCTGGAAGGCAATGACCCTCGGCACGGTGCTTTACGCCATCGGTCTGCTGCTGATGATAGACGCCCAGAGCGCCGTCGCCCTCCATGTCTCAGCCGGCATTCTGATCGGCCTTGGCATTGCGTTTTCTTCGTTTTCGCTGGTTCTGGCGGCCTTCGGGCGTACGGTCACTCCGGCGCAGCGCTCCCTGGCCTTCGGCATCGGCACGGCGTCCGGCTCTCTCGGACAGTTCCTGTTCGCGCCGCTCGGGGCCACGTTGATCGAACATATCGGCTGGCAGGACACGTTGATTGTGTTTGCCGGACTGATCGCGACGATCCCGTTGCTGGCAATTGCATTGCGCGGAAAGTCGGATGCACCGGTCGCGGCTGGCACCGCTTCGGACCAGAACCTCAAGGCGGCGATGGCCGAAGCCTTCGGCACCCGCGGGTTCCTGCTGCTGACGCTCGGCTTCTTCGTATGCGGGTTTCACGTCGCCTTCATCACGGTGCACCTGCCGCCCTTCATTGCCGATGTCGGCCTCGACCCGGGCCTTGGTGGCTGGGCCATCGCAATCATTGGTCTTTGCAATGTCGCCGGGTCGCTCGCCGCCGGTTACATTGGCGGGCGCTATTCCAAGCCGATCTTTCTGTCGCTGATCTATCTCGGCCGCTCGATCGCCATCTTCACCTTCATCATGTTGCCGATCACCCCGGCCTCGGTGCTGATCTTCTCCGGCGTCATGGGGCTGTTGTGGCTGTCGACCGTTCCGCCGACCTCCGGCCTGGTCGCCGTCATGTTCGGTCCGCGTTACATGGCAACGCTCTTCGGCTTCGTGTTCCTGTCTCACCAGGTCGGTGCGTTTCTGGGCGTCTGGCTGGGCGGCAAACTCTATGACGAGACCGGTTCCTACGATCCGATCTGGTGGTGCGGCATCGTTCTGGGCATCGCCGCGGCCGTCATCCACTGGCCGATCCAGGAAAAGCCGGTCCCGCGGCTGGCCCAGGAAGCAGCGGAGTAG
- the nadA gene encoding quinolinate synthase NadA: MTIAQTTAPVGAPIATGLSALERYGKLERPALSYTPEVAEATAPIFEKVKHIIPAIEWPALAPTIHAINQLKKQRNAVILAHNYMTPDIYHGVADIVGDSLQLAIEATRTDAEVIVQCGVHFMAETSKILSPEKTVLIPDMRAGCSLAESITGADVRGLRERNPGIPIITYVNTSADVKAECDICCTSSNALQVVESFGVDKVFLIPDKYLAANVGNKTDVEVLIWDGACEVHERFTAEELRDYRKIEPDVKIIAHPECPPDVVAEADFAGSTAHMIDWVKTRQPEKVMMVTECSMADNVASETPGVNYIRPCNLCPHMKRITLDKILDALLEMKEEVIVDPAVADKARTAVERMINLKI; this comes from the coding sequence ATGACCATCGCCCAGACCACGGCACCGGTTGGTGCACCGATCGCAACCGGCCTGTCGGCCCTGGAGCGCTACGGCAAGCTGGAGCGTCCGGCATTGAGCTACACACCGGAAGTCGCCGAGGCGACCGCGCCGATCTTCGAGAAGGTCAAGCACATCATTCCGGCCATCGAGTGGCCGGCCCTGGCACCGACCATCCATGCCATCAACCAGCTGAAGAAGCAGCGCAATGCTGTCATCCTGGCACATAACTACATGACGCCGGACATCTATCACGGTGTTGCCGACATTGTCGGTGACAGCCTGCAGCTGGCAATCGAGGCAACCCGGACGGATGCCGAGGTGATTGTCCAGTGCGGTGTTCACTTCATGGCCGAGACCTCGAAGATCCTGAGCCCGGAAAAGACCGTGCTGATCCCGGACATGCGGGCAGGCTGCTCGCTGGCCGAATCCATCACCGGCGCCGATGTCCGCGGCCTGCGGGAACGTAACCCGGGCATTCCGATCATCACCTATGTCAACACTTCCGCCGATGTGAAGGCGGAATGCGACATCTGCTGCACGTCTTCCAATGCCTTGCAGGTGGTTGAGAGCTTCGGCGTCGACAAGGTGTTCCTGATCCCGGACAAGTATCTGGCCGCCAATGTCGGCAACAAGACCGATGTGGAAGTGCTGATCTGGGATGGCGCCTGCGAAGTGCATGAGCGGTTCACGGCCGAGGAACTGCGCGACTATCGCAAGATCGAACCGGACGTGAAGATCATCGCGCACCCTGAGTGCCCGCCGGACGTCGTGGCAGAGGCCGATTTTGCCGGGTCGACCGCCCACATGATCGACTGGGTGAAGACCAGGCAGCCGGAAAAGGTGATGATGGTCACCGAATGCTCCATGGCCGACAACGTGGCCAGCGAGACCCCGGGCGTCAATTACATCCGGCCGTGCAACCTCTGCCCGCACATGAAGCGGATCACGCTCGACAAGATCCTCGATGCTCTTCTGGAGATGAAAGAGGAAGTGATTGTCGACCCGGCGGTCGCCGACAAGGCCCGCACCGCGGTCGAGCGGATGATCAACTTGAAAATCTGA